The following are encoded together in the Bacillus cereus group sp. RP43 genome:
- a CDS encoding DNA alkylation repair protein — protein MGKYVPLKFLFNEELAEKMADSISKHDSNFSKKKFIDSVTYKVENLELKQRVEVIADELHNALQKDFNEAIHILLKTLGPENTTEVGTFTKGYMYMPIAKYVEKYGLNDFDSSFNAMYEITKRNTAEYAIRPYLEKYHEETLDILQQWLRDENSHIRRLVSEGTRPRLPWAKKIGALKGDYRNNLKLLEPLMNDPSKYVQKSVANHINDITKENNELVFQWLQQLLDKNHPVNPWIMKHGLRTMIKNGTLPKDFCF, from the coding sequence ATGGGCAAATATGTTCCGTTAAAATTTTTATTCAACGAAGAATTAGCAGAAAAAATGGCTGATTCTATTTCTAAACATGATTCTAATTTCTCTAAAAAAAAATTTATAGATTCCGTAACATATAAAGTTGAAAATTTAGAGTTAAAGCAACGTGTAGAAGTAATAGCAGATGAATTACACAATGCATTACAAAAAGATTTTAATGAAGCAATACATATATTACTGAAAACATTAGGACCAGAAAATACAACAGAAGTCGGCACATTTACAAAGGGTTATATGTATATGCCTATCGCAAAATACGTTGAAAAATATGGCCTTAACGATTTTGACTCCTCATTCAACGCAATGTATGAAATAACAAAAAGAAATACTGCTGAATATGCCATTCGTCCTTATCTTGAAAAATACCATGAAGAAACCTTGGACATATTGCAACAGTGGTTACGTGACGAAAACAGCCACATCAGGAGATTAGTTTCAGAAGGTACTAGACCAAGACTTCCTTGGGCAAAAAAAATCGGAGCTCTGAAAGGTGACTACAGAAATAATTTAAAGCTTCTTGAGCCATTAATGAATGATCCTTCTAAGTATGTTCAAAAATCTGTAGCCAATCACATTAATGATATTACGAAAGAAAATAACGAACTCGTTTTTCAATGGTTGCAACAATTACTCGATAAAAACCATCCTGTTAATCCTTGGATTATGAAACATGGATTAAGAACGATGATAAAAAATGGCACTTTACCAAAAGATTTTTGTTTTTAA
- a CDS encoding DUF2785 domain-containing protein, which translates to MTEVLELKEELQQIKNNNYAVPEDVDAYPYAQWMLDYIGSPDAELRDDLIYSTLHTWITNDVFRQKELRGLMLQAISPDYLFYKIGEKGTDSVFKRAFSVLIPPLILSVHEREPLLSEEQLYSVAEQVLEYVYLEEDVRGYVEGKGWAHSTAHAADALDALARTIQNREFSYAILAAVRQKVRMNDYVYIHFEDERLVTPIMSLRNQNLLTEEEWSNWLHSIAIVEDIRHPQHAILVQNIRAFLRSLYFTALENEGATAFTDDILETLKDLRRY; encoded by the coding sequence ATGACAGAAGTACTAGAATTAAAAGAAGAATTACAACAAATTAAAAATAATAATTATGCTGTGCCAGAAGACGTAGACGCATATCCATATGCACAGTGGATGCTAGATTATATCGGATCACCTGATGCTGAATTACGTGATGATTTGATATATAGTACGCTTCACACATGGATTACAAATGATGTATTTAGACAAAAAGAATTACGAGGATTAATGTTACAAGCGATTAGTCCTGATTATTTATTTTATAAAATTGGTGAAAAGGGAACAGATTCTGTATTTAAACGTGCGTTCTCCGTATTAATTCCGCCGCTTATTTTATCTGTTCATGAAAGAGAACCGCTGTTATCTGAAGAACAGCTGTATAGTGTGGCAGAACAAGTTCTGGAATATGTCTATTTAGAAGAAGATGTAAGGGGTTACGTAGAAGGAAAAGGCTGGGCACATTCTACTGCACATGCGGCAGATGCACTAGATGCTTTAGCACGTACAATACAAAATCGCGAGTTTTCATATGCAATACTAGCTGCTGTTCGTCAAAAAGTTCGTATGAATGACTACGTATACATACACTTTGAGGATGAGAGATTAGTAACGCCAATTATGTCGTTACGTAATCAAAATCTTTTAACTGAAGAAGAGTGGAGCAACTGGCTACATAGTATAGCAATTGTTGAAGACATCCGACATCCTCAGCATGCTATTTTAGTACAAAATATTAGAGCTTTCTTAAGAAGTTTATATTTTACAGCTTTAGAGAATGAGGGTGCTACTGCCTTTACAGATGATATATTGGAGACTTTGAAGGATTTGCGTAGGTATTAA
- a CDS encoding aminoglycoside phosphotransferase family protein: MEGIVREIERGLEWPCIIKCTAITKGFSHEEKYKIELENRETYFVKVCDSANFERKQEEYTYMKQLELLHIPTPKLIHFIKLEELNKCVQVFEWIDGINGEESLRKLSVEEQYDAGRKAGEVLKRIHSIERESASNKWETFRWNKYERYIEALADYEVNFLDLKPVLTFVENHKDLLKNRPITFLHDDFHPANSMIHNKEFIVIDFGGYDFGDPIHDFYNVAIFTTRISKPFAVGQVHGYCGGDPSLHFWQLYSLYAAMTFPADIVWTNRSTPHLVDDMKERLNGILEEHTHFSSYVPRWYQSYHMDIMKNK, from the coding sequence TTGGAAGGAATAGTAAGAGAGATAGAAAGAGGACTAGAGTGGCCCTGTATTATAAAATGTACAGCCATTACAAAAGGTTTTTCGCATGAGGAGAAATATAAAATTGAACTAGAGAATCGAGAAACGTATTTTGTAAAAGTGTGTGATTCTGCTAATTTTGAACGAAAACAAGAAGAATATACGTATATGAAACAATTAGAGTTATTACATATTCCAACGCCCAAGTTAATTCATTTCATAAAACTTGAAGAATTAAATAAATGTGTTCAAGTATTTGAATGGATTGACGGAATAAATGGTGAAGAGAGCTTACGGAAGTTATCGGTGGAAGAACAGTATGATGCAGGAAGAAAAGCAGGAGAAGTATTAAAGAGAATTCACTCAATTGAAAGAGAAAGTGCAAGTAATAAATGGGAAACATTTAGATGGAATAAATACGAAAGATACATAGAGGCACTAGCAGATTACGAGGTGAATTTTCTGGATTTGAAACCAGTATTAACCTTTGTAGAAAACCATAAAGACTTATTAAAAAATCGTCCAATCACATTTTTACACGATGACTTCCATCCAGCAAATAGTATGATTCATAACAAGGAGTTTATCGTTATCGATTTTGGGGGATATGATTTTGGTGATCCCATACATGATTTTTATAACGTAGCGATTTTTACTACAAGAATAAGCAAACCATTTGCGGTTGGACAAGTTCATGGTTATTGCGGAGGCGATCCGTCGCTCCATTTTTGGCAACTGTATTCATTATATGCAGCAATGACGTTCCCAGCGGACATCGTTTGGACAAACCGAAGCACGCCACATTTAGTAGATGATATGAAGGAAAGACTTAATGGAATTTTAGAAGAACATACTCATTTTTCGTCCTATGTTCCAAGATGGTATCAATCCTATCATATGGATATAATGAAAAATAAATAA
- a CDS encoding GrpB family protein, with protein MDKKNNPNDWPLWANESVEIVNANPDWQDKGRCEEQQLYELLTPLGISKVIHIGSTSIPGLPAKPIIDLMAETESFDRVVDISAKLAIYDWHYVSPEVDERPWRRFFVKVKNNRRVAHLHLMVKGTERWEQQLLFRNRLRENTQLVYDYSNLKQELAKKFNQDREAYTKAKTEFIKQVLK; from the coding sequence ATGGATAAAAAAAATAATCCAAATGATTGGCCTTTATGGGCGAATGAGTCAGTAGAGATAGTTAATGCAAATCCTGATTGGCAAGATAAAGGAAGATGTGAAGAACAGCAACTTTATGAACTGCTTACTCCTCTCGGTATAAGTAAGGTAATACATATAGGAAGTACATCCATACCTGGTTTACCTGCAAAACCTATCATTGACCTAATGGCTGAAACAGAATCATTTGATAGAGTAGTAGATATTTCAGCTAAATTGGCTATATATGACTGGCATTATGTAAGCCCAGAAGTAGATGAAAGACCTTGGAGAAGGTTCTTTGTGAAAGTAAAGAATAATAGGCGTGTAGCTCATCTGCATTTGATGGTTAAAGGAACTGAGCGATGGGAGCAACAACTTTTATTTCGTAACCGCTTACGAGAAAATACACAATTAGTTTATGATTATTCAAATCTAAAGCAAGAGTTAGCAAAAAAGTTTAACCAAGATAGAGAAGCATATACAAAAGCTAAAACAGAATTTATTAAACAAGTTCTAAAATGA
- a CDS encoding metallophosphoesterase family protein has protein sequence MDKIAVISDIHGNIPALESVLKDIKLRGIERIICLGDLVGKGPHSSEVIEIVRKECEGVVMGNWDDFITKPTEFEALKWHQKQLSEEQNDYLRSLPFSMEFFMSGKLIRMFHASPRSLYERIQPHASREERISMFENSELTENIEGERKPDVVCYGDVHQAFVQNFRGKTLCNAGSVGNPLEITQASYLIFEGTYNEKEAASFSIQLVRVPYDIELAIRLAEELDMPEIEEYKQELRTALYRGFKGK, from the coding sequence TTGGATAAAATAGCAGTAATTTCAGATATTCATGGTAATATTCCGGCACTAGAATCTGTGCTGAAAGATATTAAATTAAGAGGAATCGAGCGCATTATTTGTCTTGGAGATTTAGTAGGGAAAGGTCCTCATTCTAGCGAAGTAATTGAAATCGTTCGTAAAGAATGTGAAGGAGTTGTAATGGGGAATTGGGATGATTTCATTACAAAGCCGACTGAATTTGAAGCGTTAAAATGGCATCAAAAACAATTATCAGAAGAACAAAATGATTATTTAAGAAGTTTACCATTTTCAATGGAATTTTTTATGAGCGGCAAACTGATTCGTATGTTCCACGCTTCACCAAGAAGTTTATATGAAAGAATACAACCGCATGCCTCAAGAGAAGAGCGTATTAGTATGTTCGAAAATAGTGAGCTCACAGAGAATATAGAAGGGGAAAGAAAACCAGATGTCGTTTGTTATGGTGACGTTCACCAAGCGTTCGTTCAAAATTTTAGAGGGAAAACGTTATGTAATGCTGGTAGTGTAGGAAACCCACTTGAAATTACACAAGCCTCCTATTTAATCTTTGAAGGAACTTACAATGAAAAAGAAGCAGCGAGCTTTTCCATTCAACTCGTACGAGTACCATATGATATTGAATTAGCCATCCGATTAGCTGAAGAGTTGGATATGCCAGAAATTGAGGAATACAAACAAGAATTACGGACTGCATTGTATCGAGGGTTTAAGGGGAAGTAA
- a CDS encoding response regulator transcription factor produces the protein MKVYNILIVEDDLIIGDLLQKILQREKYNVYWEKEGRKVLDVIHEIDLVIMDVMLPGEDGYQITKKIKKLGLNIPIIFLSARNDIDSKLKGLTIGEEYMIKPFDPRELLLRIQKMLDNQYGTFTQIKHLFLDAEYKRVFINGLRDEVAFTAIERKIFFYLYENRDRILSKEHFYDYLWQLEDRNQNIMNVHIKKIRTKIDDKTGDIIQNIYGEGYRLNTYTKK, from the coding sequence ATGAAAGTATATAACATATTAATTGTTGAAGACGATTTAATTATAGGCGATTTATTACAAAAAATTTTGCAGCGAGAGAAGTATAATGTGTATTGGGAGAAAGAGGGAAGGAAAGTTCTTGATGTAATTCATGAAATAGATTTAGTCATAATGGATGTTATGTTACCAGGTGAAGATGGTTATCAAATTACAAAGAAAATAAAAAAATTAGGATTAAATATTCCAATTATATTTCTATCAGCTCGGAATGATATTGATAGTAAACTAAAAGGTTTAACTATTGGAGAAGAATACATGATAAAACCCTTTGATCCTAGAGAATTATTGTTAAGAATTCAGAAAATGTTAGATAATCAATATGGTACTTTCACGCAAATTAAACATTTATTTTTAGATGCAGAATATAAAAGAGTTTTCATTAATGGTTTACGTGATGAAGTTGCTTTTACTGCAATTGAGCGTAAGATATTCTTCTATTTATATGAAAATAGAGATAGAATTTTATCGAAAGAACACTTCTATGATTACCTATGGCAACTCGAAGATAGAAATCAAAATATCATGAACGTACATATAAAGAAAATCAGGACCAAAATTGATGATAAAACAGGTGATATTATTCAGAACATATATGGAGAAGGGTATAGACTAAATACCTATACGAAGAAATGA
- a CDS encoding GNAT family N-acetyltransferase, whose product MKLETERLHIIPCAEEWVQIAKNQGYNSGPHIAGHVESVKQDAALLPWGAWYVIRKEDDIVLGDIGFKGKPNEKRTVEIGYGFIKKYWNKGYATESVDELIKWAFQTEEVDTIIAETLLENGSSIRVLEKLQMKRVDTTDTMINWKIEK is encoded by the coding sequence ATGAAATTAGAAACGGAAAGATTACATATTATCCCATGTGCAGAAGAATGGGTTCAAATTGCGAAGAATCAAGGATACAATAGTGGCCCGCATATTGCAGGGCATGTAGAAAGTGTAAAACAAGACGCAGCTTTATTACCTTGGGGTGCGTGGTATGTCATTCGAAAAGAAGATGACATCGTACTAGGGGATATAGGATTTAAAGGGAAACCGAACGAGAAACGTACAGTAGAAATTGGTTACGGTTTTATTAAGAAATATTGGAATAAAGGGTATGCTACAGAATCTGTAGATGAATTAATAAAGTGGGCTTTCCAGACAGAAGAGGTAGATACAATTATTGCGGAGACACTCCTTGAAAATGGTAGTTCGATTCGTGTATTAGAGAAATTACAAATGAAGAGAGTAGATACAACAGATACGATGATTAATTGGAAAATAGAAAAATAA
- a CDS encoding histidine kinase dimerization/phospho-acceptor domain-containing protein: MNLKKKYQLLLFSAIISVPLLLLSISIFVSVIYNAAFKTKNKNIPFHESFAYPTMLIIFLLSLLVLAFVFSKSINTVLNKINVLNQTIRDLASDKKIPNIIDVKSEDEMGELIRSVNLLIERTTYRELELQQQEQIKKELLNKLRHDINTPLTAVRLQLYYLEDEYEEQATVLESMYKQIQYISDLTNEFNIQSTETLEDTYIVNDEVNIHNLIENTIKKWSYLYSIHKIELVYNPQDKELIWNSNELWIQRLFDNIFQNVIKHSKAKKLKIIIGKDIVSFRDNGIGFDINSKGTGLGLKNIEDISKMFDIKYTLQSNSEGTMFSFKNTKV; encoded by the coding sequence ATGAACTTAAAGAAAAAGTACCAGTTACTACTATTCTCCGCTATTATTAGCGTACCACTGTTATTGTTGTCGATTAGTATCTTTGTATCAGTTATTTATAATGCTGCCTTTAAAACTAAGAATAAGAACATTCCTTTTCACGAATCCTTTGCATATCCTACGATGTTAATCATATTTTTATTATCACTATTAGTATTAGCTTTTGTATTTTCAAAATCGATTAACACAGTATTAAATAAAATTAATGTATTAAATCAAACGATTCGAGATTTAGCTAGTGATAAAAAAATCCCTAATATAATAGATGTTAAAAGTGAGGATGAAATGGGTGAACTGATTAGGTCAGTAAACTTGCTTATAGAAAGAACGACTTATCGTGAATTAGAACTACAACAACAGGAACAAATTAAAAAGGAACTATTAAATAAATTAAGGCATGATATTAATACACCCTTAACAGCTGTTAGATTGCAATTATATTATTTAGAAGACGAATACGAAGAACAAGCAACAGTACTTGAATCAATGTATAAACAGATACAATATATTAGTGATCTAACTAACGAATTTAATATTCAATCTACAGAAACTTTAGAGGATACTTATATTGTGAATGATGAAGTGAATATACATAATTTAATAGAAAATACGATTAAAAAATGGAGCTATTTGTATAGCATTCATAAAATTGAATTAGTATATAATCCACAAGATAAAGAGTTGATATGGAATAGTAATGAGTTATGGATTCAAAGGCTATTTGATAATATTTTTCAAAATGTCATTAAACATTCAAAAGCTAAAAAACTCAAAATCATTATAGGTAAAGATATTGTTTCCTTTAGAGATAATGGGATTGGGTTTGATATAAATAGTAAAGGAACGGGCCTTGGTTTGAAAAATATTGAAGATATATCAAAGATGTTCGATATAAAATACACTTTACAATCAAATAGTGAGGGTACTATGTTTTCATTTAAAAATACTAAAGTTTAG
- a CDS encoding iron-sulfur cluster biosynthesis family protein — translation MNIRITDEAIVAIHRLEREDKKIIRIRGTMTNSCSIFVDVDLIWDTYNADDVVYEDEQLIVQMDSFTKDYTGDTLKLDYKTTGFSITTPSETLVYGLSIKK, via the coding sequence ATGAACATTCGTATTACTGATGAAGCAATAGTAGCTATACATAGACTAGAACGTGAAGACAAAAAGATTATTCGCATTAGAGGAACTATGACAAACTCTTGCAGCATTTTCGTTGATGTTGATTTAATTTGGGATACATATAATGCAGATGATGTTGTTTATGAAGATGAACAGCTTATTGTACAAATGGACTCATTCACGAAAGACTACACTGGTGATACGTTAAAACTTGATTATAAGACGACTGGTTTTAGCATTACGACTCCTAGTGAGACGTTGGTGTATGGATTGTCGATAAAAAAATAA
- a CDS encoding VOC family protein, whose amino-acid sequence MLMFDHLVHAVNCTPEEAAKQIQALGFHTALGGEHTNWGTWNSLCYFDLSYIEFLAVQHEEKAKEAENPLVQETVVKLQTGEGMLQIAIRTDAIEELAVKLSKHGLHTIGPFKGKRMRKDGRLLEWKMLFVKQEESGPKLPFFIQWNETDEERRNDLRNIGTIKEHKNKVQQIEVIHYAVKNVRETARKWKEVMGLTASSVTKNKKWNAECQSVAFGDIHVQFCEPIGEGLVKEHLNKNGEYPFAVEFKGENRREYEVLGSLYIYE is encoded by the coding sequence ATGTTAATGTTTGATCATCTCGTTCACGCAGTGAATTGTACACCGGAGGAAGCGGCAAAACAAATACAGGCACTAGGTTTTCATACTGCGTTAGGCGGAGAGCATACGAACTGGGGAACTTGGAATAGTTTATGTTATTTTGATTTATCATACATAGAATTTTTAGCTGTGCAGCATGAAGAAAAAGCGAAAGAAGCAGAAAATCCATTAGTGCAGGAAACGGTTGTTAAATTGCAAACTGGAGAAGGAATGCTACAAATCGCAATTCGAACAGATGCAATTGAAGAACTAGCAGTTAAGTTAAGCAAACATGGGTTACATACGATAGGGCCATTTAAAGGGAAACGTATGAGAAAAGATGGCCGGCTTTTAGAATGGAAAATGTTATTTGTAAAGCAAGAAGAAAGCGGGCCGAAATTACCTTTCTTTATACAGTGGAATGAAACCGATGAAGAAAGAAGAAACGACTTACGTAACATAGGGACGATCAAGGAACATAAAAACAAAGTGCAACAAATTGAAGTGATCCATTATGCAGTGAAAAATGTTCGAGAAACAGCGCGAAAGTGGAAAGAAGTAATGGGGCTAACTGCAAGTTCAGTCACAAAAAATAAAAAATGGAATGCTGAGTGCCAAAGTGTAGCGTTTGGTGACATTCATGTACAGTTTTGTGAACCGATTGGGGAAGGGCTAGTGAAAGAACACTTGAATAAGAATGGTGAATATCCTTTTGCAGTGGAATTTAAAGGGGAAAATAGACGAGAGTATGAAGTGTTAGGTAGTTTGTACATATATGAATAG
- a CDS encoding amino acid permease: MNSATNQSTSKTQTTQGQGELKRGLKSRHLTMISLGGTIGTGLFLASGGVIHSAGPGGALVAYAAIGIMVYFLMTSLAELAAYMPVTGSFSTYATKFVDPSLGFALGWNYWYNWAITIAAELAAVTLIMKFWFPDTPSLIWSGLCLAIIFLLNYLSVKGFGESEYWFALIKVVTIIIFLIVGFMMIFGIMGGESVGFKNFTVADAPFNGGIMAIIGVFMAAGFSFQGTELLGVAAGETADPERNIPKAIRSIFWRILLFYILAILVIGLLIPYTTESLAASDVTVSPFTLVFEKAGVAFAASVMNAVILTAVLSAGNSGMYASTRMLWDLARQGKAPKFLGKLDSRGVPVNALIATSVVGSVAFIASLFGDGVVYIWLLNASGMSGFIAWVGIAISHYRFRKAYIAQGKDLKDLPYQAKWFPFGPIFAFTLCVIVILGQNYGAFTGASIDWNGVLVSYIGLPLFLVLWLGYKFTKKTKVIPLDKCELK; encoded by the coding sequence ATGAATAGCGCAACAAATCAATCTACCTCTAAAACGCAAACTACACAAGGACAAGGTGAATTAAAACGCGGATTAAAATCTCGTCACCTTACGATGATTTCTCTCGGTGGTACAATCGGTACCGGACTATTTCTTGCCAGCGGTGGTGTGATCCATTCAGCTGGTCCTGGCGGTGCACTAGTCGCATACGCCGCAATTGGAATTATGGTTTATTTCTTAATGACAAGCTTAGCTGAACTCGCAGCTTACATGCCTGTTACTGGATCTTTTAGCACTTATGCAACAAAATTTGTTGATCCATCACTTGGCTTTGCACTTGGATGGAACTATTGGTATAACTGGGCGATTACGATTGCAGCTGAACTTGCAGCCGTAACATTAATTATGAAATTTTGGTTCCCAGATACCCCTTCTCTTATTTGGAGTGGACTTTGCTTAGCTATTATTTTTCTCTTAAACTATTTATCTGTTAAAGGTTTTGGTGAATCTGAATATTGGTTCGCACTTATTAAAGTAGTTACTATTATTATCTTTTTAATTGTCGGTTTTATGATGATTTTTGGAATTATGGGTGGCGAATCTGTCGGCTTTAAAAACTTCACTGTTGCAGATGCACCATTTAACGGTGGAATCATGGCAATTATCGGTGTATTTATGGCTGCTGGTTTCTCATTCCAAGGAACTGAATTATTAGGAGTAGCTGCTGGTGAAACTGCTGATCCAGAACGCAATATTCCAAAAGCAATTCGTTCTATCTTTTGGCGTATTTTATTATTCTACATTTTAGCAATTCTCGTTATCGGTTTATTAATTCCTTATACGACTGAAAGCCTTGCAGCGAGTGATGTTACAGTAAGTCCATTTACACTTGTATTTGAAAAAGCGGGCGTTGCCTTCGCTGCTTCTGTTATGAACGCTGTTATTTTAACTGCAGTTCTATCTGCTGGTAACTCTGGAATGTATGCATCAACTCGTATGCTTTGGGATTTAGCTCGCCAGGGAAAAGCACCAAAGTTCTTAGGCAAATTAGATAGCCGCGGTGTACCTGTTAACGCATTAATCGCAACATCAGTAGTTGGTAGCGTCGCTTTCATCGCTTCTTTATTCGGTGACGGTGTTGTATACATTTGGTTATTAAATGCTTCTGGGATGTCAGGATTTATTGCTTGGGTAGGGATTGCTATTAGTCATTACCGTTTCCGTAAAGCTTATATTGCACAAGGGAAAGATTTGAAAGATTTACCATATCAAGCGAAATGGTTCCCGTTCGGTCCAATCTTTGCATTTACACTTTGTGTTATCGTTATTTTAGGTCAAAACTACGGAGCATTTACGGGAGCATCTATCGACTGGAACGGTGTACTCGTTTCTTACATCGGTTTACCACTCTTTTTAGTACTATGGTTAGGATATAAATTCACTAAGAAAACGAAAGTAATTCCACTTGATAAATGTGAACTGAAATAG
- a CDS encoding sulfite exporter TauE/SafE family protein, giving the protein MQKLIVFAIIGFFAQLIDGALGMAYGVTSTSLLLMFGIAPAVASASVHLAEVVTTAASGASHIKFGNVDKYTVSRLTLPGAIGAFIGACFLSNLPGDVIKPYISIFLFTLGVYILLRFIIQKQIVTSKKRMSAKQLVPLGLFAGFVDSTGGGGWGPITTPVLLARGNEARKVIGSVDTSEFPVSLAATIGFFISLGWEQVSWVWVFALMLGGIVAAPIAAWLVRIVPAHLLGVLVGGLIIFTNIRTLLTTFKVDPTIISLSYIAVGLVVIISIFIAVRNHSNRSNVSTDGYPKDQKQMLP; this is encoded by the coding sequence ATGCAGAAATTAATTGTCTTTGCTATTATTGGATTTTTCGCTCAATTGATCGATGGCGCACTTGGAATGGCGTATGGGGTAACATCTACCTCACTATTATTAATGTTTGGTATTGCACCAGCTGTAGCTTCCGCATCTGTTCACTTAGCTGAAGTCGTTACAACCGCAGCTTCTGGTGCATCGCATATCAAATTTGGAAACGTTGATAAATATACGGTTTCCAGACTTACATTACCAGGGGCAATTGGCGCATTTATTGGGGCATGTTTTTTAAGTAATTTACCTGGCGATGTGATTAAACCGTACATTTCAATATTTTTATTCACTTTAGGCGTTTATATTTTATTACGATTCATTATTCAAAAACAAATTGTTACTTCCAAAAAGCGCATGTCTGCCAAACAACTTGTGCCACTCGGCTTATTCGCTGGATTCGTCGATTCAACAGGCGGCGGTGGTTGGGGACCGATTACAACACCTGTACTTCTTGCAAGAGGAAATGAAGCTAGAAAAGTTATTGGATCTGTTGATACGAGTGAATTTCCTGTTTCACTCGCTGCAACGATTGGCTTTTTCATTTCACTTGGCTGGGAACAAGTAAGCTGGGTTTGGGTATTTGCTCTCATGCTCGGTGGTATTGTCGCTGCACCAATCGCCGCATGGTTAGTTCGCATCGTTCCAGCACATTTGCTTGGCGTACTAGTTGGTGGCCTTATAATCTTTACGAATATTCGTACACTGCTTACTACATTTAAAGTAGATCCAACTATTATTTCACTTTCTTACATTGCAGTTGGTCTTGTCGTTATTATATCCATTTTTATTGCTGTCCGTAATCATTCCAATCGTTCTAACGTATCGACAGATGGTTATCCGAAAGATCAAAAACAAATGCTACCATAA
- a CDS encoding alpha/beta hydrolase has protein sequence MKKLLKIVKIIFFVCSSIIFLGTGAVFVYHNYQLRMESKLINNEGEFVNFNNKKVNVYNEGSGKDTFVFMAGSGIAAPIYELKGLYSEFSKENKISVIERAGYGYSDVFQDDRDIDTILEQTREALIQSGNKPPYILVPHSLSGIEAIYWAQKYPSEVKGIIALDIGLPKQYVTHKIGMVDSLKIKGMNILTKIGFQRLVPSITYNPEVIRQSFLNEQEKDVYKALTYKKAFNDDMKQELLQSYNNGKKSNSLSIPKETPILFIDAIARQYKDSKYTKQKNEDYKEFASKLLIADVKIIEGTHSIYLYAPDKIYVFAMDFINNKVVKN, from the coding sequence ATGAAAAAATTATTGAAGATAGTAAAGATTATATTTTTTGTGTGTAGTAGCATTATTTTCCTTGGAACAGGCGCTGTATTTGTATATCATAACTATCAATTAAGAATGGAATCGAAATTAATAAATAATGAAGGTGAATTTGTTAATTTCAATAATAAAAAAGTGAATGTTTATAACGAGGGGAGCGGGAAGGATACGTTTGTATTTATGGCCGGATCTGGAATTGCCGCTCCTATTTATGAATTGAAAGGCTTATATAGTGAATTTTCGAAAGAAAACAAGATTTCTGTAATTGAGAGAGCTGGTTATGGATACAGTGATGTTTTTCAAGATGATAGAGATATTGATACGATACTAGAACAAACGAGAGAAGCACTTATTCAAAGTGGAAATAAACCACCATACATTTTAGTACCACACTCTCTATCGGGAATAGAGGCTATTTATTGGGCACAAAAATATCCAAGTGAAGTAAAAGGGATTATTGCGTTAGATATTGGTTTACCTAAACAGTACGTAACTCATAAAATAGGCATGGTTGATTCATTAAAAATAAAAGGGATGAATATTTTAACGAAAATTGGTTTTCAGAGATTAGTTCCCTCTATCACTTATAATCCCGAGGTCATTCGGCAATCCTTTTTAAACGAACAGGAAAAAGATGTTTATAAAGCGCTTACGTATAAGAAGGCTTTTAATGATGATATGAAGCAAGAGCTTTTACAAAGCTACAATAACGGTAAAAAATCAAATTCCTTATCAATCCCAAAAGAAACACCTATTTTATTTATAGATGCGATTGCTAGGCAATATAAAGATTCGAAGTATACAAAGCAAAAAAACGAAGATTATAAGGAGTTTGCTAGCAAGTTATTAATAGCTGATGTGAAAATAATTGAAGGTACACATAGTATTTATTTATACGCTCCTGATAAAATATATGTATTTGCTATGGATTTTATTAATAATAAAGTAGTTAAGAACTAA